The genomic interval CGACGATGGCAATCGCTGATGCAATCCGCGCAGCCATTAACTCCTGTTTATCGGTCATATTGGGTCTAAAGCCTTTCTTCAACAAGTCATGCGAAATGGCCGTTGAGATAACCAATAGTAGGCCTGCTGCGGTAGACAGTGCTGCTGCCAGACCACCGGCTGCCAATAGTGCCACAACCCAGTTTGGTAGTTTCGCTAGCTCTGGAGAAGCCAGTACGATGATATCGCGGTTGATCTTCATCTCGTTGCGTTCATCGCCAGAGTAGAACATCTTGCCATCGCCGTTTTTGTCTTCCCAAGCCACTAGGCCAGTGCTTTCCCAGTTTTTATACCAGCTTGGTGCTTCTGTGCCAGCGACACCTTGCATGTCTGGACCATTGATGGTGTCGATCATGTTAACGCGTGCAAACGCTGCCACAGCCGGTGCGGTGGTGTAAAGAATCGCGATGAACACCAATGCCCAACCAGCAGAGATACGTGCATCAGAGACTTTTGGTACGGTAAAGAAGCGAATAATAACGTGTGGAAGACCCGCAGTACCGACCATGAGCGCCGCACAGATGAAGAAGACGTCAACCATGTTCGACCCATCGGTATAGGCGGTGAAGCCTAGCTCCTGCGTTAGACCATCCAGTTTGGTGAGTAGATACTCATCGCTGCCTGCCATGGTCGAACCAAAGCCAAGCTGAGGTACAGGGTTACCTGTCATCATTAATGAAGTAAAGATCGCCGGAACCATGAAGGCAAAGATAAGCACACAGTATTGCGCTACCTGCGTATAGGTGATGCCCTTCATGCCGCCCATAACCGCGTAGAAGAACACGATCGCCATACCGATGATGATACCCATGTTGATGTCAACTTCGAGGAAGCGTGCGAATACCACACCCACACCACGCATTTGACCAGCAACGTAAGTAAACGATACGAAAATAGCACAGAATACCGCAACCAAACGTGCCGTTCTTGAGTAGTAACGGTCACCAATGAAATCTGGCACGGTGAACTTACCAAACTTACGTAGATAAGGTGCTAAACAAAGGGCGAGAAGTACGTAGCCACCGGTCCAACCCATCAGGTATACCGTGCCATCGTAGCCAATGAACGAGATAATACCTGCCATAGAGATAAATGATGCCGCAGACATCCAGTCCGCTGCGGTTGCCATGCCGTTGGCGACTGGGTGAACACCACCGCCAGCAACATAGAATTCACTGGTTGATCCCGCACGGGCCCAGATTGCGATGCCGATATACAGAGCAAAAGTGATACCGACAAGAATAAACGTCCAAGTTTGAATATCCATTTCCTAAACCTCTTAGTCTTCCTGCACGTTGTACTTCTTGTCCAGCGCATTCATGCGGACAACGTAGACAAAGATCAGCGCCACAAAGGTGTAGATCGACCCTTGCTGAGCGAACCAAAATCCGAGCTTGAAGCCACCAAACTGAATGGCATTAAGTGCATCGACAAATAAAATTCCAGCGCCGTATGACACTAAAAACCATACTGCTAGCAGTGATCCCATGATCCCCAAGTTTTCCTTCCAGTAGGCTTGAGCATGTTCTGTTGATTCGAACGCCATGGCCTTCTCCTTGTGTTTCTCGTCTGAATAGATAAGTGTTAACGTAATGTTACGTTTCCTAAGATAGCAGTGTTGAGTCAAGGGATCTGTGCAACTTTAGTCGGGGCGATAAAAAGCAAAAACGCCCGAAAAATGGGCGTTTAGTGAGGTGGATAGCAGATTTTAGGATGTTAATTTGATGTTAAATTAGCCAAAGGTCTAAAACATCACTCGTGCTACAGGTAAAAATCTTTAATGCCTTGGAGCAAATTGTTGAGCGCGACGGCGGCCAAGATCAAGCCCATCACACGGCTGATGATGGCGGCGCCTACATTACCAATCCATTTTTGAATCGTATTGGCACCGAGCAGCAAAACCAGCGTAATCAATAGCACTGCCATCATCACCGCCGCGGTCATCGCTTGGTCAGCAAAGGAATAGCGATGGTTGTCTGTCAGCATCACTACCGCCATCATGGCGCCCGGTGACGCGATCGAAGGAATAGCCAGCGGGTAGACGGCCAAATCTGCAAGGGCGGATTTATCCAACTCTTCGCTCAACTTCTGCTCTTGCTCGGGTTTACTTTCACCGAAAATCATACTCAATGCGAATAGGAGTAGCACAAGGCCACCAGCCGCTTGAAAAGCAGGTAATGGAATTTGCATGGCTTCCAGTAACATTTGTCCGGCGATCAGGAAAAACAGCAATACGCCTGCAGATATTCCTACCGCTTTCAGTGCGACTAAACGGCGTTGTTTGGCGGTCAGGTGTTGTGTTTGTGATAGATAGACAGGAACTGAACCAACAGGGTCGATCACGGCCCATAAAACAACGAATTGCGTGATGAGAATACTTAACAAAGTATAGCCTCCCAGAGTGAATAACAGAGGGATGAAAAGGCAGCGAGGGTGCTGCCGCTGCCGTGCAAGTGTAGCGATAACTTAAGTCTTTTACGTCATAAAAGTGTGAACTTATATAACTAAATCAGCTTAGGTGATGAGGGAGATGACTTATTGCTCTGGCTCTAATTGTTGCAGCATGATCACCGCTTGGGTACGATTTTTCACCCCAAGTTTGCGGAAAATAGCCGTCATATGCGCTTTGATGGTCGCTTCAGAGACATTCAGTTCATAAGCAATTTGCTTGTTGAGCAAACCATCGGAGAGCATGCCGAGCACTTTGTATTGCTGTGGTGTTAATGCGGCGATTTTCTCGGCCAGGTCATTACAGGCTGCGTTATTGGTGATCAATCCTTCAGGGAAGTAAGGATCGCCATTGAGTACTTGGTTTAGCGCGGAAACCAGTGTGCGCATATCACTCGATTTAGGAATAAAGCCAAAAGCACCGTGGCTTTTTACTTGTGTGACCACCGCCGGTTCTTCACTAGCAGAGACCACAACGATGGGCAGGTCGGGATACTCTGCACGGAGATGGATCAAACCTGACATGCCATTGGCTCCGGGCATTTTGAGGTCAAGCAGCAGTAAATCCGGCTCTTCTTCGCGTATAAGAAGGTTCAGCAACGCATCGAGTGAGTCCGCTTCTAGCAAGTTGGCACCACTGACCGCCATATGCACAGACTGAAACAGCGCATTACGGAACAGGGGGTGATCATCGGCGATGATGATGGTGTAGGTCGAATCCATGACGTTAAACACTTTTAACTATTTCGTTAATGGAATTATTGCAGCTTTAAGAGTGTGGACAATCTTTATACGCTAAAAGTCTGATGTAAATCGACTTTTATTAGAGAGTTTGCATATACCTTCGTTGTGAAGGTGAGAATGTGGTAAGAAAAACGCCAGCAAGGTTTTGCTGGCGTTTGAATCGGTTAGTTGGAAATTCGTTGGATATGCGCCAAGAAAGGTGCCGCTTGCATAAACCCAGTGAGTCGGGCGTTTGAAACGGGATTACCTTGCGCATCCCAAAAATCGATCGTCGGTAGGCCGAGCACTTGTTGGGCCTGCAGCAGCTCAATGTCTTGCGCTTGGTTACGTGTTACGTCAGCTTGAAGCAACACAAATTGTTTGAGTTGAGCTGCCACTGCTGGGTCGTGGAAGGTGTATTTCTCGAACTCTTTACATGCCACACACCAATCGGCATAGAAGTCGAGCATCACAGGTTTTTGGGCTTGTTTGGCTAACACTAATTGCTGTTGAAGCTCTTCGACGTTGCGGATTTTAATAAAGCTCACTTCGCTGGTTTGTGCCTGTTGAGTGCTGTCGGCAAACCAATAATTGAGGGCAGGCTGAGCGGAGGCAAATAAACCCAATACGGCAATAATGCCCACCGCGCTTTGCTTCCAACCACCAAACTCCAAGCTATTTTTCACATGGTAAAGCCAGCCAAACGCCGCGATGCCCAAGGCAGACCATAGCGCGGTTGACCACATTTCAGGAAGAATGCGCTCCAATAGGAAGATAGGCGCTGCCAATAACACAAAGCCAAACAGCGTTTTAACGCGATCCATCCAACCGCCGGCTTTGGGGAGCAGTTTATTGCCAAACACGGCGACCAAAATCAAAGGAATCCCCATGCCCATGGCTAAGGCATACAGTGCAACGCCACCCGTCAAGAGATCACCACTTTGTGCCACGTACAGCAGTGCCCCAGAAAGCGGTGCTGTGGTACAAGGCGAGCAGACCAAACCGGAAATGGCCCCCATGGCAAAAACACCCGCACTGCTGCCCCCTTGCTGCTTATTGCTCAAATTGTTCAGCCAGGTTTGCACACCGCTAGGCAGTTGTAGGGTATACACCCCAAACATGGAGAGCGCTAAGGTGACAAAAAGAATACTCAGACCGATCAACACATAAGGGTGCTGCATAGCGGCTTGGAACTGTAAGCCAGCGGAAGCGACAACCAGACCCAGTAAGGTATAGGTCAGTGCCATGCCTTGAACATAGACCAGAGAGAGGCCAAGCGCGCGTCGCTGACTCAGTTTACCGCTGCCTAATACGATGCTGGTCAGAATTGGGTACATCGGTAGTACGCAAGGAGTAAAGGCCAAGCCAACACCGAGTGCCAAGAACAGCAGTGGCGTCCACCAGTTATCGGCTAAGCCTGAAGCCAACTGATCTTGCTCGGTCAGAGGTTGAGGCGTTGAGGTGTTCGTTGTTGATGTTTCAAGGTGGCGGGGAGTTTGTGCCAGTGTCGTTGCTGGTGCCATGTCGCCATTAGTAAACGAGGCAATATCGATCACTCGCGTTTCTGGCGGATAACAAAAGCCCGCTTTGGCGCAGCCTTGGTATTGCACAATCACTTTGGCGCCAGGCTGCCAGTCTTGCATTGGAATGTTGACGAACAATGGATGGGTATAGATGTTCACGTCGCCAAAAAATTCATCTCGGTACGGCTGGCCATCTTCCATCTGAATGTCACCTAAGGTCACGTTTTCAGCACTGAAAGAGAGACGTTGCTGGTAAAGGTAATAACCTTCTTTTACTTGCCAGTCGAGGGTTAAGCGATGATCTTGTTGGAAGAAGTTAAAAGGAAAGGCCTGATCAACAGGAACAAAATCATTTGAGCCAGAGCCAAATGTACTGGTTTGATTGTTGCCAAATAAGGCCATGGCTGGAGAGGAAATCATCAGCCATCCGATCACGAAAAAGGTCAATACTGCGCGCATAATCAACAAGGTCAAAAGATGAATGGAGGTTAGTCTAACTCAATCAGACCTAGAAACGGTGCAGAAAGTTTCAGGGATAGGGAGGTTATGTGCAGAAAATTAAAAAAGGGAGCCGAAGCTCCCATGAGTAAGACTCGTTTTACTTAGATAAATAGGCTACCAAAGGCAAAGCCAAGCGCAACCGCAGAAGCGATGGTCGCTACACCCGGAATAAAGAATGGGTGGTTGAACACGTACTTACCAATGCGGGTTGAACCTGTATCATCCATCTCTACGGCAGCCAATAGGGTTGGGTAAGTTGGTAGAACAAACAGCGCACTCACGGCAGCAAAAGAAGCGACCGCAGTAAGTGGCGCTACACCAATCGCCAGTGCAGCAGGCATAAGAGCAACCGTGGTTGCGCCTTGTGAGTACAGCAGCATAGAGGCAAAGAACAGTACCAATGCCAGCATCCAAGGGTAGTCAGACAGCAAAGCACCAGCGACATCTTTAATGCCATCGACGTGAGCATTAACGAATGTAGAACCTAACCAAGCCACGCCCAGTACGCACACACACGCCGTCATACCTGAACGGAAAGTCGCTGCAGAAGGGATTTTTGATGCATCGATCTTAGTGAACATCACAATCGCTGCGGCGGCAGCCAACATCACTGTCATGATCGCTTCGTTACGGCCAAGCGCTGGGTTTTCAATCAGGCCAACAGAGCTTGAAATAGCCGCTGCGTAACAAACCACAAACGCAATCGCGCCAAGGAAGATGTAAGTCGCGGTTTTTGCAGTTGGTAGGATTTCACGTTGTGTTTCAGTGCTGAGCTTGATAAGACCTTTCGCAAGGCGATCTTGATACTCAGGATCGTCTTTCAGCTCGCTACCCATGTAGTTCGCCACCAAAGCACCGATCATACACGCCACAAATGTGGTTGGGATACAAACCGCAAGCAGTGTTAAGTAGTCCACACCAAACGGCGCCAACATGGCCGCAAACGCCACCACGGCCGCAGAAATCGGTGAAGCAGTGATCGCGATTTGTGATGCGACAACGGCAATCGACAATGGGCGAGAAGGACGCACGCCTTGGCCTTTTGCTACTTCGGCAATAACAGGCAGCGTTGAGAATGCGGTATGACCGGTACCCGCCATCAACGTCATTAAGAAAGTGACGATAGGCGCGTAGAAGGTAATACGTTCAGGATGTTTGCGCAGGAAGTTTTCCGCAATTTGAACCAGCCAATCCATACCACCAGCCACTTGCATTGCGGCAATAGCGGTGATCACAGACATGATGATCAAAATAACGTCAACAGGAATAAATGCTTGTTTGGTTGGTACGCCTAGAATCAGCGACAGGACAATAACACCCGCACCACCAGCGAAACCAATACCAATGCCACCAATTCGTGCCCCTAAATAGATAAAGAGCAGAACGACTAATAACTCGACCGCTACCATAGATTGTTACCTCATATATTTTATTGATTCTGATTAGCGAAGCGCTTTGCCTAAAGCGCTTGAATAATCAGAAGTAAAATAAATACTTGTTATTATTATGGTTATTAATAAAAACGGCAAAAAGGGCCCACTAAGGAGCCCTTTATTTTTACGATTATTCGTAACGTTTTGCTTTGTAAGTTGGGTGCATGAAGTTTTGCACAGACAGGATGTCATCCAATTCTTCAGATGTCAGCAAGCCACGCTCAAGCACTACTTCACGTACGCTCTTACCGGTTTCCGCACAAATCTTACCAACGATGTCACCTTCGTGGTGGCCGATGTATGGGTTTAGGTAAGTAACGATACCGATAGAGTTGTAAACGTAGTTTTCACAGATCTCTTTGTTCACTGTGATGCCATCAATACACTTGTCACGTAGGTTCACACACGCGTTTTGTAGTAGTGAGATCGATTCAAACATCGCTTGACCAATCACAGGCTCCATTACGTTTAGTTGTAGCTGGCCGCCTTCGGCTGCGAATGAAATCGTGTTGTCGTTACCCAGCACTTTGAAACACACTTGGTTCACCACTTCTGGGATAACTGGGTTCACTTTTGCTGGCATGATTGAAGAGCCGGCTTGCATTTCTGGCAAGTTCAGTTCGTTCAAACCAGCACGAGGACCAGAAGAAAGCAGACGTAAGTCGTTACAGATCTTAGACAGTTTCACCGCTAGGCGTTTTAGCGCGCCGTGTGCCATTACGTAAGCACCACAGTCTGAAGTTGCTTCGATAAGGTCTTCTGCTGGAACCACTTCTAGGCCAGTCACTGCCGCTAGGTGTTTCACGGCAAGTGCTTGGTAACCAGGAGGTGTGTTCAAGCCAGTACCGATCGCCGTTGCACCTAGGTTCACTTCAAGAAGTAGCTTCGAGGTGTAGTCTAGCGCGCGGATCTCTTCGTTTAGTGTCACTGCCCAAGCGTGGAACTCTTGACCGACAGTCATTGGCACTGCATCTTGCAACTGAGTACGGCCCATTTTTAGGATGCCGTTGAACTCTTGAGATTTCAGCTCAAACGCACCTTTTAGGTATTCAATCGCTTCCATCAATTTATGGATGCTGTTGTAAACCGCAATACGGAAGCCCGTTGGGTAGGCACAGTTGGTTGATTGGCTCTTGTTCACGTGATCATTTGGGTTCACCACGTCGTAATCGCCTTTCTCTTTGCCCATTAATTCTAGAGCAATGTTGGCAAGTACTTCGTTGGTGTTCATATTCACAGAAGTGCCCGCACCGCCTTGGAATACGTCCGATGGGAACTGATCCATGCATTTGCCAGTTTCCAACATTAGGTCACACGCTTGAATGATGTAATCTGCGACATTCTTAGGAATTGCACCCAACTCTTTGTTGGCAAGCGCCGCCGCTTTTTTGGTCATAACCATGCCACGAACGAATTCTGGCACGTCAGAAATAGTGACATTTGAGATGTTGAAGTTTTCGATGGCGCGCAGCGTGTGAATACCGTAGTAAGCGTCAGCCGGAACGTGACGTTGGCCTAATAGATCTTCTTCAATACGAGTGGCCGGAGTTGATGCTTTTGGAGCTTCAGTTAGGGTAGCCATAACAGGATCCTTAGATAATAATTCTGATATTTAAGTGATTGGTTAGCCATTTTCTGCAATCAGAATCCATTCATCAGAGTATTTGGCTGTAAAATCCGTCCTGACTTATGTGGCACATGATACTGTACCTTGCGCATAAAAATAGTAAGTGGATCACCTTTTTCGCTTTTATTTCGTCAATATTTTGCAAAGTATGAACAGCATATGAATAACTCTAAAGGGGTAGTCAAAAAACACGCATTTTTACAGGATAAATTTGAGTCACAGCACGATTTGCCATTACACTGAAATCAACTAAGGGGGAGCTCGTGTTTCCAATATTATTACTACTGTTTATTTGTGTACCCATTATTGAGATTGCTCTCTTCATTCAAGTTGGTGGCTTCATTGGTTTATGGCCGACAATTGGCTTAGTACTGATTACGGCGTTTGTTGGGGCGTCTTTGGTTCGTAGCCAAGGGTTGCAAACTCTGATGTCGGTGCAACAACGTTTGCAGCAAGGTGAGTTACCTGCGCAACAGATTGTCGAAGGTGTGATGCTAGCGGTGTCGGGCGTATTGTTGCTCACTCCTGGCTTTATGACCGATGCCATGGGCATGATGGTGTTGATTCCTGGTCCAAGAGCTGCGATTGCCCGCTACTTGATGAGCAAAGTAGTGGTGAATGGTTCAGGCGGTGGTTTTCATTCTCACTATCATAGCGAAGGCTTTGATCGTAGCCCGTTCGAGCAAGATCCGTTTTATCGTCAGCCTTTTAATGATGGTAAACAAGGCCAGACGTTCGAAGGGGAATATGAAAGCAAAGACAAACAAGACGATGATCAGAATCGCCTGCGTTAACTCGAAAAAATGTCTCATTTGATGAAATAGAAAAGCCGGAGCATTCCGGCTTTTTTGATCTTGTTGGCTGAGGCGGTAATGTTACTTCGCCCCTTGGAACCCCAACTGACGCCATGCCTCAAAAGCAATGATCGCCACCGCATTCGATAAATTTAAGCTGCGCGCATCAGGCATCATAGGAATACGAATACGTTGTGGCATAGGTAGGCTTTCAATCACCTCCATTGGCAGACCACGTGTTTCTGGACCAAACAGCAGTACATCGCCTTGGCGATATTGCGCATCCACATGATGGCCGGTGGTTTTGGTGGTGCAGGCAAAAATACGATATTCGCCACGCTGCTCGAGATAGTCGAGGAACGCTTGGTAGTTCTTATGGCGTGTGACACGAGCAAGATCATGATAATCCAAGCCAGCACGGCGCACTTTCTTCTCTTCAAGATCAAACCCAAGCGGTTCAATTAGGTGCAAATTTGCGCCACAGTTGGCACAAAGGCGGATGATGTTGCCAGTGTTTGGCGCAATTTCTGGTTCGTATAGAGCAATATCAAACATGGTATCGAGCGAATATGGTCAAAAGAGGGAGCCAGTATATACCCAAGTGTGAAGGCTTGGGTATAAAAGTGCCCGATAAGCGACAGCGCACAGATGAGCGATGATGTTTAGCCTATCGCTTGAGCATAATTTTGCTCCACTGCTCGCCAGTCGACCACATTCCACCAAGCATCTATGTATTCTGGACGGCGATTTTGATAGCGGATGTAGTACGCATGCTCCCACACATCGAGTGCGAGGATCGGCTCACCACGTACGCTGGCAATATCCATCAGCGGGTTATCTTGATTGCTGGTGGAGGCGATATGGATATCACCGCCTTTGACCACTAACCACACAAAGCCAGAACCAAAGGTGTTGACGGCCGCTTGGGAAAAGGCCTCTTTGAATGCAGCAAAAGTGCCAAATTTTTCTTTAATCGCGTGGGCAAGAGCGCCTTGAGGTTCCCCTCCACCATTGGGAGACATGCACTGCCAGTAGAGAATATGGTTATAGTAGCCACCGCCATTATTGCGCACCGCAGGGCTGTGTTGAGAAATGCCAGCGAAGATCTCAGTGAGCGTTTGATTCTCAAGCTCACTGCCTTGAATCGCCGCGAGAAATTTATCGTAATAGGCTTTATGGTGTTTGCTGTAGTGCACTTCCATGGTTTTCGCATCGATGTATGGCTCTAACGCATCGTAGGAATAGGGAAGCTCTGGGAAAGTGTGTGACATGGTAAATCCTCCGGTGATGAAGGATTTACCATAATCTTAATGATAATTATTATCAACTGTGATCTTTGTAAGGGTATTAGCGCATTTTCACCAGTGGGAGAGTGATGGTGACTCGCAAACCGCCAAGGTCGCTACGCTCGGCTTTTATGGTGCCGCTGTGTTGGCGAATCGCGCTTTCGGTAATGCTTAAACCAAGCCCGGTTCCTCCAGAATGACGATCCCGAGCGGTAGAGACTCGATAAAACGGACGGAAAATGGCTTCGAGCTCCTCTTCAGGTACCCCTTCACCATTATCATCGACGACGATATGTAGCGTGTCGTCGATGGCTTGAATCGCGATGTTCACTTGGTCTTTGCCGTAGTAGATGGCATTGCGAATGATGTTTTCGATCGCGCTCATTAGCAGCTTAGGGTTACCGGAAATATGTCGCTCGGGCAATGGGGTATATTGCAAGGCTTTGCCCATTTGTTCCGCTTCAAATTGCGCATCCTGAATGATCTCTTCCCATAGGCTGGCGACGGGCTGCTCTTCACGATCCAAATGGCTGTTCATCTGCATGCGAGAGAGTTCCAGCAGTTCACTGATCATCTGTTCCAAACGTTGCGCTTCAGTATCAATCCGTTGCAGCTCATTACTTTCGCCCTGTTTGCGTGTCGCAAGCGCATTGGCCATTCTCAAGCGAGTCAGTGGTGAGCGCAATTCATGGGAAATATCCGACAGCAACCGTTGCTGACCTGAAATCATTTGATTGACCGCTTCGACCATGCGGTTGAAGCTGGCGCCGGCTTGGCGAAACTCCGAGGTGCCTTTTTCTAAAGAGGGATCGGTGACAAATTCCCCTTTGGCGACCCGTTGCGCCGCTTTTTCTAAGCGTCGTGCGGGTTGGCTGAGTGCCCACGCGAGCCACAGCAGTAAGGGGGTACTGACCAGCATCACAGCCAGTAGTAGCTGAAATGGATGATCAAACATACGCAGCAAAAATGGCGGTGGTTGGTTCCAACGCATTCCGACGTAAAGTAAGTACTCTTTGTTTGCTAGCGTCACTGGCAGTGGCCCTGAGAGCATAAAGCGGCCATACAGCTTTTGCTTGGGCTGATCGGGTTGTTCAATCGAGGTGACGAAGTTTTTCAGTGCCTTGAGCTGAAAATCCCCTTGCTTCAAGGTGGTGAGGATATTGCCATCGTAATCGGTGATGAAAAAGCGCGGCCGGCCATCTCGCCCATGGCGATCGCTGGGGCGCTCCATGCGAAAGAGAATGCGGCCAAGATCAGTTTCGCCACGATATTGCTTTTCGATCTCCTGCTTGGCTTCAATAAAGCGATCGTATTGATCGGCCGGAATATTGCGCGCCTTACGAGGGTCAAGATGAGGCAAAGCCAAGACGGCCATCAACACCAAAAACATGGTAAACCAGAAGATGGCAAAAATTCGCCCATACAAACTGGTGATTTTCGGCAAACGCATCGGTTACTCCACAATCATTAAGTAGCCACGGCCACGTAGGGTTTTAATTCGAGATTTGCCATCCGAGCGTTCAGGGAGTTTTTTGCGTAAGTTTGAAACGTGCATATCAATGGCACGGTCAAAAGCCGCTAGACGTTTACCGAGCACATCCAAGCTGAGGGTCTCTTTGGTTAATGTGCTGCCTGGGTTTTGCATAAAGTGGCTCAGCAAGGCGAATTCGGTCGCAGTGAGGTCCAGCTGAGTGCCAGCACAATACGCTTCCAATCGGCCCGGATAAATTTTCAGGTCTTGATACTCGATGCAATCGCTGCTTTTGGGGGCTTTCGTCGCACTGGTGCGGCGTAAAATCGCTTTGATACGCGCCAGCAGTTCACGATCACTGAAAGGTTTGGGCAGATAGTCATCCGCACCCAGCTCCAAGCCGATGACACGATCGATCTCTTCCCCTTTGGCTGTCAGCATTAATACTGGTGTATCCCACTGTTCACGTAACTTCTTCAACGTATCAATGCCATTGAGTTTGGGCATCATGACATCGAGTAAGATCAAATCAATCTCTGCCGATAAGGCTTGCAAACCCTGCTCACCGTCGTTCGCCTCGGTGACATTAAAGCCTTCATAGCTTAAGACTTCCGTCAGTAAGCTCGTCAGTTCGGTGTCGTCGTCAATCAGCAGGATGTTTGCCATAGTAGGGCCTTTCTCTCAATCAGTTCTCTTTAACAGTTCTCTTTAATATTACTGTGAAATGACCGCAGGGAAGAGGAGCAAAGTCGCTCTTTACGATACTTTACGCTCTCTATACGTCACTTTACCTTGCAGTTTGTATTCTACACTCAAGCGCTGTGAGAACAGCTCAAATGAACCGACATGAGTAAGGAATTGATTATGAAACTTGCAAAAAAAATGGTACTCGCTGCTGTTGTCCTTCCACTAACACTAGGTACTGCCAGCGCCTTTGCTTTTGGCGGCGGTAAAGGCCATCACAAAGGGCCTGATGGCGAATGTGGCATGGGGATGGAACGCGGCATGATGCGTCAACTGGACCTGACCGATGCGCAGAAAGAGCAGTTGGATGCGATGCGTGGCAGCAACCGTGCACAAATGAAAGAGATGCATCAAGGCAATTTCGCAGCGAATCAAGCAGAGCGCCAAGCACAGCATGCCAAAGTACAAGCACTGTTATTGGCGGACAACTTCGATCAAGCCACTGCCAATGAACTGGCAAAACAGATGGCGGAGAAACAGGCAGAGCGCCGTGTGAAAATGCTGGAAAAACAACATCAAATGTTGAGCATTTTGACTCCAGAGCAAAAAGCGAAATTTGTTGAACTTCAAAACGAGCGCATGCAGGAGTGTGGCGACAAAATGCAAAAACGCATGGAAAAGCACGCGAAAAACTGATCTGAGCGTTATCCACTGACTTGAGCAAAAAGGCGATCTTCGGATCGCCTTAAATGTATCGTACTCATTCACGGTTTGGCGCGTTATACTGCGGCTATGGCTTTTTTCATTGAATGATTATGAAACACCAATATGCACGTTTAGTGACGATGGCTGCTTGGACGGCAACCGCAGTCGCAACTTTACTTCTCCTCGTTAAGATAGTGGC from Vibrio vulnificus NBRC 15645 = ATCC 27562 carries:
- a CDS encoding FxsA family protein, which encodes MFPILLLLFICVPIIEIALFIQVGGFIGLWPTIGLVLITAFVGASLVRSQGLQTLMSVQQRLQQGELPAQQIVEGVMLAVSGVLLLTPGFMTDAMGMMVLIPGPRAAIARYLMSKVVVNGSGGGFHSHYHSEGFDRSPFEQDPFYRQPFNDGKQGQTFEGEYESKDKQDDDQNRLR
- the cpxA gene encoding envelope stress sensor histidine kinase CpxA, with the protein product MRLPKITSLYGRIFAIFWFTMFLVLMAVLALPHLDPRKARNIPADQYDRFIEAKQEIEKQYRGETDLGRILFRMERPSDRHGRDGRPRFFITDYDGNILTTLKQGDFQLKALKNFVTSIEQPDQPKQKLYGRFMLSGPLPVTLANKEYLLYVGMRWNQPPPFLLRMFDHPFQLLLAVMLVSTPLLLWLAWALSQPARRLEKAAQRVAKGEFVTDPSLEKGTSEFRQAGASFNRMVEAVNQMISGQQRLLSDISHELRSPLTRLRMANALATRKQGESNELQRIDTEAQRLEQMISELLELSRMQMNSHLDREEQPVASLWEEIIQDAQFEAEQMGKALQYTPLPERHISGNPKLLMSAIENIIRNAIYYGKDQVNIAIQAIDDTLHIVVDDNGEGVPEEELEAIFRPFYRVSTARDRHSGGTGLGLSITESAIRQHSGTIKAERSDLGGLRVTITLPLVKMR
- a CDS encoding superoxide dismutase produces the protein MSHTFPELPYSYDALEPYIDAKTMEVHYSKHHKAYYDKFLAAIQGSELENQTLTEIFAGISQHSPAVRNNGGGYYNHILYWQCMSPNGGGEPQGALAHAIKEKFGTFAAFKEAFSQAAVNTFGSGFVWLVVKGGDIHIASTSNQDNPLMDIASVRGEPILALDVWEHAYYIRYQNRRPEYIDAWWNVVDWRAVEQNYAQAIG
- a CDS encoding CpxP family protein, with the translated sequence MKLAKKMVLAAVVLPLTLGTASAFAFGGGKGHHKGPDGECGMGMERGMMRQLDLTDAQKEQLDAMRGSNRAQMKEMHQGNFAANQAERQAQHAKVQALLLADNFDQATANELAKQMAEKQAERRVKMLEKQHQMLSILTPEQKAKFVELQNERMQECGDKMQKRMEKHAKN
- the trmL gene encoding tRNA (uridine(34)/cytosine(34)/5-carboxymethylaminomethyluridine(34)-2'-O)-methyltransferase TrmL, with protein sequence MFDIALYEPEIAPNTGNIIRLCANCGANLHLIEPLGFDLEEKKVRRAGLDYHDLARVTRHKNYQAFLDYLEQRGEYRIFACTTKTTGHHVDAQYRQGDVLLFGPETRGLPMEVIESLPMPQRIRIPMMPDARSLNLSNAVAIIAFEAWRQLGFQGAK
- the aspA gene encoding aspartate ammonia-lyase; the protein is MATLTEAPKASTPATRIEEDLLGQRHVPADAYYGIHTLRAIENFNISNVTISDVPEFVRGMVMTKKAAALANKELGAIPKNVADYIIQACDLMLETGKCMDQFPSDVFQGGAGTSVNMNTNEVLANIALELMGKEKGDYDVVNPNDHVNKSQSTNCAYPTGFRIAVYNSIHKLMEAIEYLKGAFELKSQEFNGILKMGRTQLQDAVPMTVGQEFHAWAVTLNEEIRALDYTSKLLLEVNLGATAIGTGLNTPPGYQALAVKHLAAVTGLEVVPAEDLIEATSDCGAYVMAHGALKRLAVKLSKICNDLRLLSSGPRAGLNELNLPEMQAGSSIMPAKVNPVIPEVVNQVCFKVLGNDNTISFAAEGGQLQLNVMEPVIGQAMFESISLLQNACVNLRDKCIDGITVNKEICENYVYNSIGIVTYLNPYIGHHEGDIVGKICAETGKSVREVVLERGLLTSEELDDILSVQNFMHPTYKAKRYE
- a CDS encoding response regulator, with translation MANILLIDDDTELTSLLTEVLSYEGFNVTEANDGEQGLQALSAEIDLILLDVMMPKLNGIDTLKKLREQWDTPVLMLTAKGEEIDRVIGLELGADDYLPKPFSDRELLARIKAILRRTSATKAPKSSDCIEYQDLKIYPGRLEAYCAGTQLDLTATEFALLSHFMQNPGSTLTKETLSLDVLGKRLAAFDRAIDMHVSNLRKKLPERSDGKSRIKTLRGRGYLMIVE